A window from Chelmon rostratus isolate fCheRos1 chromosome 13, fCheRos1.pri, whole genome shotgun sequence encodes these proteins:
- the LOC121616274 gene encoding olfactory receptor 10J5-like, which translates to MENSTEIVSFVLIMYGNIGKFMYLYFILAMLCYILVIFANTILIVIIYVDRNLHEPMYLFLCNLFVNEIYGSTSLLPCLMVQILSETHDISVFYCFLQIFNIHTYVAIEFGTLTTMAYDRYICICKPLHYNVLITKRKSQIAMLVIWTFSFVEVGVLLSFTIHLKLCGAIIDKVHCDNHLVAELSCSPDRTVSYIHDLVFGLIFTVAAPLSFMSFTYVKILSVCLKASKETKMKAFDTCAPHFVSLISFVFACFYNLISQRYDMTFVPLELRVILSMYGLIIQPLLNPVIYGLKLSKIRHAFKRFVTLKTLQMCDVSCACIQGITVYLISKVLY; encoded by the coding sequence ATGGAAAACTCAACAGAAATCgtgtcatttgttttgattaTGTATGGTAACATAGGAAAATTTATGTATCTATATTTCATTCTGGCAATGCTATGTTACATATTAGTTATTTTTGCAAACACCATTCttattgtcattatttatgTGGACAGAAATCTGCATGAGCCCATGTAtctttttttgtgcaatttgtttgttaatgaaaTATATGGAAGCACATCTTTGTTGCCTTGTTTGATGGTACAGATCTTGTCAGAGACtcatgacatttctgttttttactgCTTCcttcaaatatttaacattcaTACATATGTAGCTATTGAATTTGGGACTTTGACAACAATGGCATATGACAGATATATATGTATTTGTAAGCCTTTACATTACAATGTCCTAATAACTAAAAGAAAATCACAGATTGCCATGCTTGTtatttggacattttcttttgtaGAGGTTGGAGTTTTACTGTCATTCACTATTCATTTAAAGCTGTGTGGGGCTATTATTGACAAAGTTCATTGTGATAATCATCTTGTAGCTGAGCTTTCTTGTTCACCGGACAGAACAGTGTCATATATTCATGATCTTGTTTTTGGCCTTATCTtcactgttgctgctcctctcagtTTCATGTCATTCACTTATGTAAagattttgtctgtgtgtttgaaagcttCCAAAGAGACCAAAATGAAGGCTTTTGATACCTGCGCTCcacattttgtttcacttaTTAGCTTtgtctttgcctgtttttataACCTGATCAGTCAAAGATATGACATGACATTTGTTCCACTGGAGCTACGTGTTATTTTGTCAATGTATGGACTGATCATTCAGCCTCTTCTAAATCCAGTGATATATGGCCTGAAGTTGTCAAAAATTAGACATGCTTTTAAAAGGTTtgtgacattaaaaacattgcAAATGTGTGATGTCTCTTGTGCTTGCATACAGGGAATTACAGTGTATTTGATTTCCAAAGTTCTTTACTAA